In one Oryzias latipes chromosome 13, ASM223467v1 genomic region, the following are encoded:
- the LOC101166570 gene encoding tapasin-related protein, protein MGVFQKVVIYFYVIGVVRSVQQIPWLSCQFTDEHVSNNSEGHIETQLIPREAMVQFGLKGDAPVNPHAITFLITVSKLDLQRSIEGVEVEELECEVRRYSTEGIHVRWPALGAEGYNRWYTCILRHRKDKFSVTAFLRHPSDQPPPGQQDYRSWPPIADREVLTTTVAMLLKTETPSVKVRLRSQPKLHCQFSIDHRGPNVTVEWHWQSRGERRMLFRYNSRSGEIHGSGVGKKALAGGDASYTLPFTKMSSEGSYICSLTVNPLFANMELNLHVEEPPRVSLNVGPTLVLEEGKEQKVVCTAENYYPLDVEILWHEQNPAASGQRVGAPLPQELKNILFSSHKHNQDQTYSLSAFFYLKASLTLSGKQFSCSVSHPSLRMPIKKSFILQVEEPSSLMFNLAVGLVLISLSGVLIILLLYLNSARRPSKIVRNHTESQW, encoded by the exons ATGGGAGTATTTCAGAAAGTTGTTATTTACTTTTATGTGATTGGAG TTGTGAGGAGCGTTCAGCAGATACCATGGCTGTCATGTCAGTTCACTGACGAACATGTGTCCAACAACAGTGAAGGACACATTGAGACACAGCTCATTCCCAGAGAGGCTATGGTTCAGTTTGGTCTAAAAGGAGACGCTCCTGTCAATCCCCACGCCATCACCTTCCTGATCACTG TTTCAAAACTGGACCTGCAGCGGTCCATTGAAGGGGTGGAGGTAGAGGAGTTGGAGTGTGAGGTCCGACGGTACAGCACAGAGGGCATCCATGTCCGCTGGCCCGCCCTGGGGGCAGAGGGGTACAACCGCTGGTACACCTGCATCCTCAGACACAGAAAGGACAAGTTCAGCGTCACTGCTTTCCTCAGACATCCGTCTGACCAACCTCCTCCAGGACAGCAGGACTACCGCAGCTGGCCGCCCATCGCCGACCGAGAGGTTCTTACCACCACAG TCGCCATGTTGCTGAAAACAGAGACTCCATCTGTGAAAGTCAGACTACGCTCGCAGCCCAAACTCCACTGTCAGTTCAGCATCGACCACCGAGGCCCAAACGTCACCGTGGAGTGGCACTGGCAGTCCCGCGGAGAGAGAAGGATGCTCTTCCGCTACAACAGCCGCTCCGGGGAGATTCATGGCTCTGGAGTTGGGAAGAAGGCCCTGGCTGGGGGAGATGCCTCCTACACTCTCCCCTTCACCAAGATGAGCAGCGAAGGAAGCTACATTTGTTCTTTGACTGTGAACCCGCTTTTCGCCAACATGGAGCTCAACCTGCACGTCGAGG AGCCTCCCCGGGTCTCCCTGAATGTGGGTCCAACTTTGGTGCTGGAGGAGGGAAAGGAGCAGAAGGTTGTTTGCACAGCAGAGAACTACTACCCTCTGGACGTGGAGATCCTCTGGCATGAGCAGAACCCAGCGGCGTCAGGTCAGAGAGTTGGCGCCCCTCTGCCTCAGGAACTCAAAAACATTCTGTTCTCCAGCCACAAACACAACCAGGACCAGACCTACTCTCTGTCGGCCTTCTTTTACCTCAAGGCTTCGCTGACGTTGTCTGGGAAGCAGTTCTCCTGCAGCGTCTCTCATCCCTCGCTCAGGATGCCCATCAAGAAAAGCTTCATCCTCCAAGTTGAAG AACCCTCCAGCCTGATGTTTAACCTCGCTGTGGGCCTCGTTCTGATCAGTCTGTCAGGAGTTCTTATTATATTGCTGCTGTACCTGAACTCAG caaGAAGACCATCTAAGATTGTAAG AAACCATACTGAGTCGCAGTGGTGA